Proteins co-encoded in one Setaria viridis chromosome 9, Setaria_viridis_v4.0, whole genome shotgun sequence genomic window:
- the LOC117841042 gene encoding uncharacterized protein, with protein MGGRTPGSSRRLVLVPVLEKFSEPSEKRRSWCRRRKHPSVLPTTSAKRRRVEARTTPQLQLTRLPIEKEEEEDVTQVTQQELAQEHSGSDSSPIREPQPPLVPIWTSSAGKVYYGLTSDRLALNSYYEAYQKYSEKQARQEQLPTLRSSLTVSSITESYGPKQKEILLNASKSILSLSAYIDDKEINRCTGIAVEWDDEKGCGIVLTSACLITSKKPFNDWSDKEYASNAKVVIHLFDGSTLTSKLLYLSKHYDLAFYEVSGYMNLKILPLETNLEYGLDLCLLARDMKMNLICKAVNVKYVAPCEHQHNHYLFIDHSIPKCGSGGALADLNGRVVGMLFCMLPLTSFIPSSLILKFRRLARPQLGLKLRAVGFLDVSSIEFLSRSCGVTSGLIVGEWEEILLGIGGEHLEKSNDLSLKADVEVEVFHVRKGIRRIIHLTVELSDGNEVFS; from the exons ATGGGCGGGCGAACACCCGGCTCATCGCGTCGTTTGGTGCTGGTGCCGGTGCTGGAGAAGTTCTCAGAGCCGTCGGAGAAGAGA AGAAGTTGGTGCCGAAGGAGAAAGCACCCATCTGTTCTGCCAACTACATCGGCAAAGAGGAGGAGGGTGGAAGCCAGAACCACTCCTCAATTGCAGCTCACACGCTTGCCCattgagaaagaagaagaggaagatgtaACCCAAGTTACCCAACAGGAATTAGCACAAGAGCATTCAGGCTCAGATTCCTCGCCAATTCGTGAGCCGCAGCCTCCACTTGTACCAATTTGGACAAGTTCTGCTGGTAAAGTTTACTATGGCCTAACTAGTGATCGACTGGCTTTAAACAGCTACTATGAGGCTTATCAGAAGTACAGTGAAAAACAAG CTCGGCAAGAACAATTACCTACCCTTAGGTCGAGTTTGACTGTCTCTAGCATCACCGAATCTTATGGTCCAAAGCAGAAGGAAATACTTTTAAATGCATCAAAATCTATCTTAAGCCTTTCGGCATACATTG ATGATAAGGAGATAAATCGGTGCACTGGCATAGCTGTCGAGTGGGATGACGAAAAAGGATGTGGTATTGTTCTCACTTCTGCCTGCTTAATTACATCGAAAAAACCCTTCAATGATTGGTCCGACAAGGAATATGCTTCTAATGCCAAG gtCGTTATTCACCTATTTGATGGCTCAACCTTAACCAGTAAATTACTATACTTAAGCAAGCATTATGATCTTGCCTTTTATGAAGTTTCTGGATACATGAACTTGAAGATTTTACCCCTGGAAACCAATTTGGAGTATGGTCTAGACTTGTGTCTGCTAGCCAGGGATATGAAAATGAATTTGATTTGCAAGGCAGTTAATGTGAAGTACGTAGCCCCTTGTGAACACCAACATAATCACTATTTATTCATCGATCATTCTATTCCTAAG TGTGGCAGTGGAGGTGCATTGGCAGACTTAAATGGAAGAGTTGTGGGGATGTTATTTTGCATGCTACCACTAACTTCTTTTATTCCAAGTTCTCTCATTCTCAAGTTCAG GCGACTTGCTCGACCTCAGCTTGGATTAAAGCTAAGGGCAGTGGGTTTTCTAGATGTGTCAAGTATTGAGTTTCTGTCCCGCAGCTGTGGTGTCACCTCAGGTCTCATTGTAGGAGAG TGGGAGGAGATATTGTTGGGTATTGGTGGAGAGCATCTTGAAAAGAGCAATGACTTAAGCTTGAAAGCGGATGTTGAG GTTGAGGTATTTCATGTGCGCAAAGGTATCCGAAGAATCATACATTTAACTGTAGAGTTGTCTGACGGTAATGAAGTCTTCAGCTAA
- the LOC117841041 gene encoding mitogen-activated protein kinase kinase kinase 1, translating to MFSWSRKQSSSSGSPSSSSSTSGRRRGGADASMDSSSRGGGGSGSGSRGRSPRLDRRNAAKRIDYEVGAGASASVGASWSSSSSAEQQRSPGLRPSRSLDLAPGADLRISGSAEGEVDELCRSLGLSGPEEFAIPIAAWEARKSRSNSDLLPRPRLDSSLPADELSPIARAVSAPNVQPVLSVPAPIPEESLHSSSASTATESAEEPIVAAPKESPKAAPAVAAVPPVGGLPFPSPRKGGGEVGIRGARPPLLSPPPPITALAPPPVRRPVVAVDMTGSAWDIVQSFAPSEERSELGGAHERAHTRQVSDTEEDGVEDGVAAVEGELKELRIGETFEGFTGTSSLSTTNDDDASSTTTEAMFIISPNGKFKRKIKSWMRGALLGSGSFGMVYEGISDEGAFFAVKEVSLLDQGSNAQQSILALEQEIALLSQFEHENIVQYYGTDKEESKLYIFIELVTQGSLSSLYQKYKLRESQVSAYTRQILNGLLYLHERNVVHRDIKCANILVHANGSVKLADFGLAKEMSKINMLRSCKGSVYWMAPEVINPKKMYGPSADIWSLGCTVLEMLTRQIPFPNVEWTNAFFMIGRGERPPIPNYLSKEAQDFIGQCVRVDPENRPSALQLLEHPFVNRPLRASFDSSSPPAIRL from the exons ATGTTCTCGTGGAGCCGTAAGCagtcgtcctcctccggctcgccctcgtcatcctcctccacctccggccgccgccgcggcggggcggaCGCCTCCATGGACTccagcagccgcggcggcggtgggagtgGGAGCGGGAGCCGGGGACGGAGCCCGCGCCTGGATCGCCGCAACGCGGCGAAGCGCATCGACTACGAGGTCGGCGCGGGGGCGTCCGCGTCGGTGGGCGCGTCGtggtcgtcctcgtcctcggcggAGCAGCAGCGGTCGCCGGGGCTCCGGCCCTCGCGCTCGCTCGACCTTGCCCCCGGCGCGGACCTCCGCATCAGCGGGAGCGCGGAGGGGGAGGTCGACGAGCTCTGCCGTAGCCTGGGGCTCTCGGGGCCTGAGGAGTTCGCCATCCCCATCGCCGCCTGGGAGGCGCGCAAGTCGCGCTCCAACTCCGACCTCCTCCCGCGCCCCCGCCTCGACTCGTCCCTTCCCGCCGACGAACTCTCGCCCATCGCGCGCGCGGTATCGGCGCCCAATGTTCAGCCGGTTCTCTCCGTACCTGCCCCCATTCCTGAGGAGTCGCTCCACTCTTCGTCCGCTTCCACCGCCACCGAGTCGGCGGAGGAGCCTATCGTCGCGGCGCCCAAGGAGTCCCCCAAGGCTGCCCCTGCCGTTGCTGCTGTGCCTCCCGTCGGGGGTTTGCCCTTCCCCTCGCCAAGGAAGGGGGGCGGGGAGGTAGGGATACGGGGCGCCCGGCCGCCTCTGCTCTCCCCGCCTCCACCAATCACTGCACTCGCTCCTCCGCCGGTGAGGAGGCCCGTTGTTGCTGTTGATATGACTGGGTCGGCTTGGGACATTGTGCAGTCGTTTGCTCCCAGTGAAGAGAGAAGCGAACTGGGAGGGGCTCATGAACGCGCACACACTCGTCAAGTGTCAGACACAGAGGAGGACGGGGTTGAGGATGGGGTGGCAGCGGTGGAGGGGGAGCTGAAAGAGTTGAGAATAGGAGAGACCTTCGAGGGTTTCACTGGAACATCTTCCTTGTCGACTACGAATGATGATGATGCCTCCAGTACCACCACGGAAGCCATGTTCATCATCTCACCGAATGGCAAGTTCAAGCGGAAGATTAAGTCATGGATGCGTGGTGCTCTTCTGGGAAGTGGCTCATTCGGGATGGTGTATGAGGGGATCAGCGA TGAGGGTGCATTTTTTGCTGTGAAGGAAGTATCTTTGCTTGATCAAGGAAGCAACGCACAACAATCTATTCTCGCACTTGAGCAG GAAATTGCTCTGCTTAGTCAGTTTGAACATGAAAATATAGTCCAGTACTATGGAACTGACAAG GAAGAATCGAAACTCTATATCTTTATTGAGCTTGTCACTCAAGGATCTCTTTCATCCCTCTATCAAAAGTATAAACTACGAGAATCGCAAGTCTCTGCATACACTAGGCAGATTCTTAATGGATTGCTTTACCTCCACGAGCGAAATGTTGTCCACAG AGATATCAAATGCGCCAATATATTGGTTCATGCAAATGGATCTGTGAAGCTTGCGGATTTTGGACTGGCAAAGGAG ATGTCAAAAATTAATATGCTAAGATCATGCAAAGGAAGTGTTTACTGGATGGCACCTGAG GTTATTAATCCTAAAAAGATGTATGGGCCTTCAGCTGATATATGGAGCCTTGGCTGCACTGTATTGGAAATGCTAACCCGTCAAATACCATTTCCTAATGTCGAGTGG ACAAATGCTTTCTTCATGATTGGAAGAGGGGAACGACCTCCTATCCCCAACTACCTGTCAAAAGAAGCACAAGATTTCATTGGCCAATGTGTAAGAGTTGATCCAGAGAACCGGCCTTCTGCGTTACAACTTTTGGAGCACCCATTTGTTAACAGGCCGCTGAGAGCTTCATTCGACTCTTCGTCTCCCCCTGCCATCCGCTTGTAG